One Anopheles marshallii chromosome 3, idAnoMarsDA_429_01, whole genome shotgun sequence genomic region harbors:
- the LOC128714026 gene encoding uncharacterized protein LOC128714026: MKSVKKLAKAAMYIAFGGITAAMVMKIKLEDKIRSQPYYKDALKLLRSHQGAVQLMGQPIKDLSFDYGEESKKFGGGKIDGFAVPVRGQKTRGKYYFWAEIQEQEWVISRAELELANEPDRRLLIKADSRTER; the protein is encoded by the exons ATGAAGTCCGTAAAAAAACTCGCCAAAGCAGCTATGTACATAGCCTTTGGTGGAATTACAGCAGCAatggtaatgaaaattaaactaGAGGATAAAATACGCAGTCAACCGTACTACAAGGATGCGTTAAAATTGCTACGATCACATCAGG GAGCTGTACAATTGATGGGCCAGCCCATCAAGGATCTGAGCTTCGATTATggggaagaaagcaaaaagttTGGTGGCGGAAAGATCGATGGCTTTGCCGTCCCGGTTCGGGGTCAAAAGACACGCGGCAAATACTACTTCTGGGCGGAAATCCAAGAACAGGAGTGGGTTATTAGTCGGGCCGAGTTGGAACTGGCAAACGAACCAGACCGTCGTCTACTGATCAAAGCAGACAGCCGAACGGAGCGGTAG